One Halichondria panicea chromosome 6, odHalPani1.1, whole genome shotgun sequence genomic window carries:
- the LOC135337375 gene encoding uncharacterized protein LOC135337375, with translation MSSFQNDRKIETNSEVTEQAALAMGVLGVICLALSIVGLIAELVFVCKKKNNFLLRLYIYLSVAVLLVHDTETLYLIIVSNPQNGWLCELIEILANYPAMVEFLFIISINCVLLYKVYTSVRRSCYHCHGSKETEVIFVAAHFFIPFIIVGVLLWAMGDPNSSECHISSDIYTYRNSEVVFKITTEWIPVAIEIPLSILCICTLTVWLCWLLRKHFLRARMKTILKEIGLLLGFLSSYCIIRIVIEILNIIEGEQISVITIITCALYPINRATIPLSFIIYVCFVYFCPQRSDQNTNPPTDQHTHPPSTRISIPSNTADRALNFLSKSELISSSHKNSTRGPTETTAPAAELTGTNNVCE, from the coding sequence ATGTCGTCCTTCCAAAATGATCGTAAAATTGAGACAAATAGTGAAGTAACTGAGCAAGCAGCGCTAGCAATGGGAGTCCTGGGAGTGATCTGTCTAGCTCTGAGTATAGTTGGACTAATAGCAGAGCTAGTatttgtttgcaagaagaaGAACAACTTTCTATTAAGGCTCTACATCTATTTGTCTGTGGCTGTCCTCCTTGTTCATGACACTGAGACACTATATTTGATCATTGTGTCCAATCCACAAAATGGCTGGCTATGTGAACTTATAGAGATTTTGGCAAATTATCCTGCAATGGTCGAATTTTTGTTCATAATCTCCATCAACTGTGTTCTACTGTACAAGGTCTACACCAGTGTACGGAGGTCATGTTATCACTGCCACGGATCTAAAGAAACCGAGGTTATATTCGTGGCAGCACATTTTTTTATCCCATTCATTATTGTCGGTGTTCTACTGTGGGCTATGGGAGATCCAAATTCTAGCGAATGCCACATAAGTAGTGACATTTACACTTACAGAAATTCTGAAGTTGTATTTAAGATAACTACAGAGTGGATCCCCGTGGCTATAGAGATACCACTGAGTATACTATGCATCTGTACGCTAACAGTATGGTTGTGTTGGTTGCTAAGGAAACATTTTCTGAGAGCTCGTATGAAAACCATCTTGAAGGAAATTGGACTGTTGCTAGGTTTCCTATCAAGTTATTGTATAATACGAATTGTCATTGAAATATTAAACATAATTGAAGGGGAGCAAATTTCAGtcataacaataataacatGTGCCCTCTATCCGATAAATCGAGCTACTATTCCACTATCGTTCATCATCTATGTTTGCTTTGTCTACTTCTGCCCCCAAAGATCTGACCAGAATACCAACCCCCCCACGGACCAACACACCCATCCCCCCTCAACCAGGATCAGTATTCCAAGCAACACTGCCGATCGTGCCCTAAACTTCCTGAGTAAGAGTGAACTTATTAGCAGTAGCCATAAGAACAGTACGAGAGGTCCCACGGAAACAACTGCTCCTGCTGCTGAATTAACTGGCACTAACAATGTTTGTGAGTGA
- the LOC135337372 gene encoding uncharacterized protein LOC135337372 — MADKLPTRLQDALIALEEGNTDTAISIVTGLKPQAAKLCTELEQVYEKLTELEESIKNRGHFLSHHVKVLGKKERELKISQSISESIQHTQHKKLQATKWQLMKARNALFMAKKKLTRKENELSLLEKGMVPIFWTDTSRDNLKATVQKIQCVVDKLNIDCSQKEKTVLDTQRKIAELKHKFELKTKETQYLRELYTSTENRVERVRVVKVCVQQAIKLWTLCKKAFDNGHKREDVLKSIAGQANEICQFNSAAISSSRGLIDLLQFTPQCLLCCKLVPNTYSTASFKCEHCLRRDDTVQTKVKVQSFTCTEHGYVTGTIRVCNLAYDKQVLVRYSQNGWKISANNEACYKSSSGELDQFQFQIPFNISLSHYLEFAVCYRVSGGEFWDNNEGRNYRVIL; from the coding sequence ATGGCTGACAAATTGCCTACAAGATTGCAAGATGCTCTAATTGCTCTGGAAGAGGGAAATACAGATACAGCTATCTCCATAGTGACTGGTTTAAAGCCACAAGCTGCTAAATTATGTACAGAGTTAGAGCAAGTGTATGAGAAACTGACAGAATTGGAAGAATCGATTAAGAACCGAGGACACTTTTTATCGCATCACGTCAAAGTTCTCGGGAAAAAAGAAAGAGAACTTAAAATCTCACAGTCCATTTCAGAGTCCATACAACATACACAGCACAAGAAGTTGCAGGCTACTAAATGGCAACTTATGAAGGCAAGAAATGCCCTATTTATGGCTAAGAAAAAGCTGACTAGAAAGGAGAACGAATTAAGTCTCCTTGAAAAAGGAATGGTTCCAATTTTCTGGACTGATACTTCTCGAGATAATTTGAAAGCTACTGTACAAAAGATACAGTGTGTTGTGGACAAGCTGAACattgattgctcacaaaaaGAGAAAACTGTTCTTGACACACAACGCAAGATAGCTGAACTAAAGCACAAGTTTGAACTAAAGACCAAAGAAACACAATATCTGAGAGAGCTATACACATCAACAGAGAACCGGGTAGAAAGAGTCAGAGTAGTgaaggtgtgtgtgcagcAAGCCATCAAGTTATGGACGCTCTGCAAGAAAGCCTTCGATAATGGACACAAAAGAGAAGACGTTTTAAAATCCATAGCAGGACAAGCTAACGAAATCTGTCAATTCAATTCGGCAGCTATATCATCATCTAGAGGCTTAATCGATTTGCTACAATTTACACCGCAATGTCTGCTATGCTGCAAGCTCGTGCCCAACACTTACAGTACAGCAAGTTTCAAGTGTGAGCATTGTCTAAGAAGGGACGATACTGTACAGACGAAGGTCAAGGTTCAATCGTTCACCTGCACAGAACACGGTTATGTCACAGGAACTATCAGAGTGTGTAATCTTGCCTACGACAAGCAAGTGCTAGTACGCTATTCGCAAAATGGCTGGAAAATCAGCGCTAATAACGAGGCTTGTTACAAGTCGAGTAGCGGAGAATTGGATCAATTTCAGTTTCAAATCCCCTTCAATATTTCTCTCTCCCATTATTTAGAGTTTGCCGTATGCTATCGAGTATCAGGAGGAGAGTTTTGGGATAATAATGAAGGTCGGAATTATAGAGTTATCTTATGA
- the LOC135337361 gene encoding uncharacterized protein LOC135337361, translating to MSPTGWLLLLMHCCCCWASTVAGLSEEASQLPWCGEVDNRYRCVGRQDQLLVLPCGKHSDHQGLSYTYYLHSTQEVLLSNSSSYLHLYPQWNDSGASICCVPDIPTINHWDIPCYQLTVLYPPRVVPMATWPAGVNRSPVIGRPYELTCPLQSDPPPSYTWTRYRNIDRREKLSFASDVVFSENGRKWRVEGYTGEHGGVYECHATNQIGDENYSNDGLFFLQATSCSYHTSNSSIVISPMNATPLIGQDHTLSCTVHAPFSYGLKPYWFIVRSNGSRELLPYIQQRPRYNERDCSWTNELTVRRCSSAMEGNYVCQYGEEMASVELELEAPVNSGRLVSILVTSVSGTLVIAIGVVLLLVGQRVSQPSSAHSTEPQSTGFKYDVFISAHDETRELVQTHILHPLETQSSPHYRVCWHLRDFVAGLSITEQIADAVNNSRKVLFVFSDCFSESKFCQLELELAMKRLAVTNTRCVVPIATSEGAVPARVRQLLTYWPVVLTSESNLIGRLQQILGDPAGCYADTAQEQR from the exons ATGTCCCCTACTGGCTGGTTGCTGTTGCTCATGCACTGTTGCTGCTGTTGGGCCTCCACTGTTGCAG GGCTCTCTGAGGAAGCCTCGCAGTTGCCATGGTGTGGGGAGGTTGATAACAGATATCGTTGTGTGGGCAGGCAAGATCAACTGTTGGTTTTACCCTGTGGCAAGCACTCTGACCATCAAGGGCTTTCATATACCTACTATCTTCATTCCACTCAAGAG GTGTTGCTAAGCAACTCGTCCAGCTATCTTCACTTGTACCCTCAATGGAATGATAGCGGTGCAAGCATTTGCTGTGTCCCTGATATCCCCACCATCAACCATTGGGATATACCATGCTATCAACTAACAGTGCTCT ATCCTCCTCGTGTTGTTCCCATGGCGACGTGGCCAGCTGGTGTGAACAGGAGTCCTGTAATTGGACGCCCGTATGAGCTCACCTGTCCCCTGCAGAGTGACCCCCCACCAAGCTACACTTGGACGCGATACAGGAACATAGATCGTCGGGAGAAATTAAGTTTTGCCAGCGATGTCGTATTTTCCGAGAATGGACGGAAGTGGAGAGTGGAGGGATACACGGGAGAACATGGGGGCGTGTATGAATGCCATGCGACCAATCAGATAGGAGATGAGAATTATAGTAATGACGGACTGTTCTTCTTGCAAGCAACAA gttgttCCTATCATACAAGCAATAGTAGCATCGTCATATCTCCCATGAATGCCACGCCCCTTATTGGCcaagaccacaccctctcatGTACCGTACACGCCCCATTCTCGTATGGTCTGAAGCCATACTGGTTCATCGTCAGGAGCAACGGTAGCCGAGAGCTACTCCCCTACATACAACAACGCCCACGCTATAACGAGAGGGACTGTAGCTGGACCAATGAACTAACTGTGAGAAGGTGTAGTAGTGCAATGGAGGGAAACTATGTCTGTCAATATGGAGAGGAAATGGCGTCAGTGGAGTTGGAGCTAGAAG CTCCAGTTAACAGTGGCAGACTGGTCTCCATACTAGTGACTAGTGTCAGTGGTACCTTGGTGATTGCAATTGGTGTTGTGTTACTACTGGTGGGGCAGAGGGTCAGTCAACCATCATCAGCACACTCCACAGAACCACAGA gtacTGGTTTCAAGTATGATGTATTTATAAGCGCCCACGACGAGACTAGAGAGCTGGTTCAGACCCACATCCTCCACCCCCTAGAAACGCAATCCTCCCCTCACTATCGGGTGTGCTGGCATCTCAGAGATTTCGTTGCTGGACTATCCATAACAGAGCAGATTGCAGATGCTGTGAACAACAGTCGCAAGGTTTTGTTCGTGTTTTCTGATTGTTTTTCCGAGAGTAAGTTTTGTCAGCTCGAGTTGGAGCTAGCGATGAAGCGATTGGCTGTCACCAACACCCGATGTGTAGTTCCCATAGCAACGAGTGAGGGGGCGGTCCCGGCAAGAGTGCGACAGTTGCTAACGTACTGGCCAGTAGTACTAACAAGTGagagcaatctgattggacgacTCCAGCAGATacttg GCGATCCTGCTGGTTGCTATGCCGACACAGCACAAGAACAGCGATAA
- the LOC135337381 gene encoding pyridoxine/pyridoxamine 5'-phosphate oxidase-like, translating into METMETTGADVSQLRTAYNVDTFTEDQLTSHTDPFQQFHSWFQEALESIPEPQAMCISTATRDGRPSSRMVLMKKYDQDGFRFYTNYLSRKGCELTDNPNACILFYWEKLHRQVRIEGKVQRLSEEESISYFSTRPRPSQASACASMQSTTVTSRRELEEKMQSILELYPKGTPIPKPDYWGGYVLVPDMFEFWHGQSSRLHDRIVFTKDEQTGIWERKRLSP; encoded by the coding sequence ATGGAAACCATGGAAACCACTGGTGCTGACGTGTCCCAACTCCGTACTGCCTACAATGTTGACACGTTCACCGAGGATCAGCtcacctcacacacagacCCATTCCAACAGTTCCATTCCTGGTTCCAAGAAGCACTGGAATCCATACCCGAACCGCAAGCAATGTGTATCTCCACGGCAACCAGGGATGGACGTCCGTCAAGTCGTATGGTCCTCATGAAAAAATACGACCAAGATGGATTCCGTTTCTATACCAATTATCTGAGCAGAAAAGGATGTGAACTAACGGACAATCCTAATGCTTGCATTCTGTTCTACTGGGAAAAGCTCCATCGACAAGTTCGAATTGAAGGCAAAGTGCAGCGTCTTTCAGAAGAAGAGTCTATCAGTTATTTCTCCACTAGACCAAGACCCAGTCAAGCCAGCGCATGTGCTAGTATGCAGAGCACCACTGTGACAAGTCGGAGAGAACTGGAGGAGAAGATGCAATCTATTCTAGAATTGTATCCCAAGGGAACTCCCATTCCAAAACCAGATTATTGGGGCGGCTACGTCCTGGTTCCAGACATGTTTGAGTTTTGGCACGGACAATCATCACGGTTACACGATCGTATTGTATTCACCAAGGACGAGCAAACTGGAATATGGGAACGAAAAAGACTATCTCCTTAA